Proteins encoded together in one Flavobacteriales bacterium window:
- a CDS encoding cation:proton antiporter, translating to MIRWRNWLFYMLTISACVALMYGIVGAGVGLEAGKSVGGELQEVSGYWQQFKDTYHHNLTHPLAILLLQILCIIVTARAFGFICQKVGLPTVIGEIAAGIFLGPSFLGQQFPAYSDFLFPAASLGNLQFLSQIGLILFMFVIGMELNLTVMKDRVQDAVVVSHAGIVFPYTLGVGLSYFLYEPFAPQGVHFLSFALFMGIAMSIAAFPVMARIVQERGLHRTAFGSTVITFAAADDITAWCLLAVVIAVVKAGSIVSSLYTVLMVLAYMLLMLRVVRPFLNRLGEVYADRESLSKPIVAVFILVLLLSAYATEVIGVHALYGAFVAGVIMPPNQRFRSLFIGKVEDVAVVLLLPLFFVFTGLRTEIGLLNDVGLWKWCAVILAVAVVGKFTGSAVAARFVGLPLKESLMVGALMNTRGLMELVVLNIGYDLGVISPEIFAMMVIMALVTTVMTGPTLTLIERLFPTAARPAQAVAEEAKRFRILVPFGDPGRGRNMVRVAHAFLKRNDNASVVALHLTPSSDVNTFNLAERERDSFKPILKEKREKGIPLETLFKPSTDIDKELITIANTGNFDLTIVGIGRSIYEGTFLGRVVGLTSRIIDPERLIDTLTGKEDLFAAAELDDRVRRIVREVRIPLGIYVDKDLQRTERVVVPLFGLADSALLTYAQKLQVNSGAHITLLDLADVFTQNPELRALVDGMQRAAHGSVELSTTAIDGGGPLTGQDLMLIGLDGWKRAVEKQAPWLAQAPSMLIVRP from the coding sequence ATGATCCGCTGGCGCAACTGGCTCTTCTATATGCTCACCATCAGTGCCTGCGTGGCGCTGATGTACGGCATCGTGGGCGCGGGTGTCGGGCTTGAGGCCGGCAAGTCGGTGGGGGGCGAACTGCAGGAGGTGAGCGGTTACTGGCAGCAGTTCAAGGACACCTACCACCACAACCTCACGCATCCGCTGGCCATCCTGCTGCTGCAGATCCTCTGCATCATCGTCACGGCGCGGGCCTTCGGCTTCATCTGCCAGAAGGTGGGCCTGCCCACGGTGATCGGCGAGATCGCCGCGGGCATCTTCCTCGGCCCGTCCTTCCTGGGTCAGCAGTTCCCGGCCTACTCGGACTTCCTGTTCCCTGCGGCCTCGCTGGGCAACCTGCAGTTCCTCAGCCAGATCGGCCTCATCCTGTTCATGTTCGTCATCGGCATGGAGCTGAACCTCACGGTGATGAAGGACCGTGTGCAGGACGCCGTGGTGGTGAGCCATGCCGGCATCGTGTTCCCCTACACCCTCGGCGTGGGCCTCTCCTACTTCCTCTACGAGCCCTTTGCCCCGCAAGGCGTCCACTTCCTGTCGTTCGCGTTGTTCATGGGCATCGCCATGAGCATCGCGGCCTTTCCGGTGATGGCCCGCATCGTGCAGGAGCGCGGCCTGCACCGAACGGCCTTCGGCAGCACGGTCATCACCTTCGCCGCCGCCGACGACATCACCGCCTGGTGCCTGCTGGCCGTGGTGATCGCCGTGGTGAAGGCCGGCAGCATCGTCAGCAGCCTCTACACCGTGCTGATGGTGCTGGCCTACATGCTGCTGATGCTGCGCGTGGTGCGGCCCTTCCTCAACCGCCTGGGCGAGGTGTACGCCGACCGGGAAAGCCTCAGCAAGCCCATCGTGGCCGTCTTCATCCTGGTGCTGCTGCTCTCGGCCTACGCCACCGAGGTCATCGGCGTGCATGCCCTCTACGGGGCCTTCGTGGCCGGGGTGATCATGCCGCCCAACCAGCGCTTCCGCAGCCTCTTCATCGGCAAGGTGGAGGACGTGGCCGTGGTGCTGTTGCTGCCCCTCTTCTTCGTGTTCACCGGCCTGCGCACCGAGATCGGGCTGCTGAACGACGTGGGCCTCTGGAAATGGTGCGCGGTGATCCTCGCGGTGGCCGTGGTGGGCAAGTTCACCGGCAGTGCCGTGGCGGCCCGCTTCGTGGGTCTGCCGCTGAAGGAGAGCCTGATGGTGGGCGCCCTGATGAACACCCGCGGCCTGATGGAGCTGGTGGTGCTCAACATCGGCTACGACCTGGGCGTGATCAGCCCGGAGATCTTCGCGATGATGGTGATCATGGCCCTGGTGACCACGGTGATGACCGGCCCCACGCTGACCCTGATCGAGCGCCTCTTCCCCACCGCCGCTCGCCCGGCACAGGCGGTGGCCGAAGAGGCCAAGCGCTTCCGGATCCTGGTGCCCTTCGGCGACCCGGGCCGCGGCCGCAACATGGTGCGCGTGGCCCATGCCTTCCTGAAGCGCAACGACAACGCCAGCGTGGTGGCCCTGCACCTCACCCCCAGCAGCGACGTCAACACCTTCAACCTGGCCGAGCGCGAGCGCGACAGCTTCAAGCCCATCCTGAAGGAGAAGCGCGAGAAGGGCATTCCGCTGGAGACGCTCTTCAAGCCCAGCACCGACATCGACAAGGAGCTCATCACCATCGCCAACACGGGCAACTTCGACCTGACCATCGTGGGCATCGGGCGCAGCATCTACGAGGGCACCTTCCTGGGCCGCGTGGTGGGCCTCACCAGCCGCATCATCGACCCCGAGCGCCTCATCGACACCCTCACGGGCAAGGAGGACCTCTTCGCCGCCGCCGAGCTCGACGACCGGGTGCGCCGCATCGTGCGCGAGGTGCGCATCCCCCTGGGCATCTACGTGGACAAGGACCTGCAGCGCACCGAGCGCGTGGTGGTGCCCCTCTTCGGGCTGGCGGACAGTGCGCTGCTCACCTACGCCCAGAAGCTGCAGGTGAACAGCGGGGCGCACATCACCCTGCTCGACCTGGCCGACGTGTTCACCCAGAACCCCGAGCTGCGGGCCCTGGTGGACGGCATGCAGCGCGCGGCGCACGGCTCGGTGGAGCTGTCCACCACGGCCATCGACGGCGGCGGCCCGCTCACCGGCCAGGACCTGATGCTG